The DNA window ATCGAAAGAAAACTGGCTTTGTTGTTCAGGAGTTAATTGCCAGGTGGTGTGCTTTGTTTTGGCCCATTCATTAAAGCTATTTATCAGGGATGCGGCATCTTCTTTATGTGAGCCAAAATCTGTTTGAAGAGTTCCAATAGAGTAGCCGCTATTAGAGCCTTGGTAAGGCTCCAAACTCATGGATCCATCCTTTTCGTGAATTGTCTTTCCAGCATAGCTGAGATTGTAGGATAAGTCGCCACCCTCAGAACTAACCCCAATCCCGAAGTAGGCGACTGCACGCAATTCATCATTTTTTAAAATTGACATGGATTAATCCTATTTGCAGGATAGTTCAGCGGTGATGGGTAAATTCAGCGTTTTCACAAGGTAGCTGGTAGTATCTTCGATCCTGCTGACTTTTGCTTGGTCGAGTGCTGCCCGCACTTCATCTACGTCAATCACGCGTAGAGCTGGCGCTGAACCTACAGCTGATAGGTCAGATTTGCGTAAGCGGAACACGAAACAGTTCTCAACGGCAAGAAATGTGCCGTCGTTTAAATCAAGTGCAGATGTAATTTCTGATTCGAACATTCCATTTGGACATTTCGGAACTCCCATTACATGATGGATGGCGAATTTGTTCCAATAAAATTTGGAGCTTTCCTTGGTATTATTTTTATATTCTGGATGGGTTGCGGATAAGCTTGAAGAGCAATATGTCGCAGAAGATTTTATGAAAATATTATCTCCGCCGAAGTTAATTCCGGGTAGTTCTATTGGCATGGAAATACCAGAAAATGCATAATCCTGCCCTATGCTGGAATGAAATTTCCCCTCGGGGTCGGTAAAGGACTGTTCCTGATGGCCATCGTCTTCCCTGTCTACCTTGACTTTCATTTTCTGGCCACTGAAAAAATCCAATGCCTCGACATTCTCCTCCCCAGCAGGCTCCGACACGACCCATGCGCGGAGCTTGCCATGGTCGTTTTCAACAAACATCGTCATGGCGTTTGGAAGAATACGTTGTGCAATCCCGTTATCAGGCCATGCTGGCTTAGGCACGGCATGCCCGGCTGTTGGTTGGACGGCACTGGCGTTTGCAAGTGCAAACCCCAGTACCGATCCAACGATGGCGAAGCCGATTTTTCTGCGGATAAAATGGCGATTAATGCGTTTTTTCATGTGTGCTGTCCTCGCGATTAAATGGCCGACTCAAGTTCCAAGTGTAAATTGAATCAAATGAATTGCCTCAGTCCACGAAAGGGACGTCCTTGCCTGCCCCAGTCCGCTGATCACGTATCACGACCATCGGCGCAATCTCCACCGGCGGCAGGATGCGCTTGCTGAAGAAGGTATCCTTGAAAAACCAGTTCTTCTTGCAGCGGATCGGCTTGCATCCTTCGAGGAACAGCAACGCGTCGTCGTTGGGCAGTTCCTTGAGTTCCTGGGGCAGCATCAACGCCCGTTTTTCTTCGGTGTAGTTGATGTTGTAACTGCTCCCTTGCGCGCTGCGACCGTGAGAGCGGTGCTTGCGGCGGATGGTCTTGAACCCCAGCTGCTCGCTATAGGCGTTGGCGTCGGTCTGTTCGCGCGGGGTGTAGACCGCGCTGCCGGCGTGGTTGGTGGTGAAGTTCTGGGCGTCGTGCTCGCCGTAGACCGAGCGCAGTTGGGCGTTGCTCTGGATGATGCACAGGTCGCGCACTCCGTAGCTGGCCGAGATCGAAATCCGCTTGGCCCACACGTCCATCCGCCCCATGGCGGTGAATTCGTCCATCAGCATCAACATCTGGTACTTGAGCGATGGGTCATCGCCCAGTTGCCTGTCCAGATTGTTGCCGATCACGGTGCTGAAGAAAATGTTCAGCAACTTGCCGCTTTCGTCGAGTTTCTGGGCGGGAACGACCGTGTAGATGGTGGTCTTGCGCTTGCGGATGGCGGTCACGTCGAAGTCGGTGGCATTGGTGGCCGCTGCCAGGACCGGATTCAGGAACTGCTGCAACGGCGCCTGCAGGGTGGCGATGACGCTGGAGAAGGTCTGCTCGGCCATCCCTGCCAGGTTGCGCAGGGTGGTGCGGGTCTGCTCGCTGACGAAGGGAAACTGCTGTTGGCCCGAGGCCGACAGCCAGCGTTCGACCATGCGCTTGACGCCCTTGCTCCCTGCACCGGACGAGAGCCGCAGGATGCGTTCGAAGCTCGGAAACGCAGGGTGCACGTTGGGATCGAGAGGGGTTGGGGAGTCGGGCTTTCCTTGTGCGTTGGTTCCTGGGAAACCGGTACGTTCCATGTCGTTCCAGTTTTCGAACATGAACGAAGCGAAGGCGACAAAGATGGCACGGGCCTGGGTCGCCCAGAACGGGTCCTTTGCGGAGTCGTCCGGGTAGAGGATGGCGGCGATCGTTTGCAGGTCGGCGATGTACTGGCCCGGCCTGACAAAGGACAGCGGATTGAATCTATGGGTTTTGCCATCGGTGGCATAAGGGGCGAACTTGTAGATACGCTGTCCTTGCGAGGCCCGCCAGCCGCTGGTTTCCTTGAACAACTCGCCCTTGATGTCGAGCACGCACATCGAGTGCTCGTAGGTCAGCAGCACCGGAATGGCGATGCAGGTGGTCTTGCCGCTGCGGGTGGGCGCCACCACCATCACGTGGCGCGCACCGTTGATGTAGAGGTAACGCCCCCGGTACTTGCCGACGACGATGCTCTCGGGTTTTTTCTCCAACAAGTCGGCCCGCTTCATGTCGTGCAGGCTGGCAAAACCGGCATCGCCATGCACAGACGCATCGCGTTGACTCAGTCGCAAGAGCATCAGGGCCAACGGCAGCCAAAGCATGAACATCAGGCCGAAGCCCAGCATGCCGCCGATCCTGATCTTCATCGCGTACGGGCGGACCTGCGGCAGGTCCAGGGCGCGCACGTATTGGGTGTAGGTGCTCCACTCAAGCGGAATGTCGAGCTTGAGCAGTTGCAAGGTGATGTAACCGGACAGGTACAGGCCAGCGAATGCGGCAAGTAGAAGCAAGGCCAGTGCGGTTCCTAAGCGGGCTTTCATTCCCATGGTGACGATCCTTTGTAAATCCTTTCAAGGCGCAGTCTTCGTGGTGCAAGTTCGGCTTGGCAAGTGTGCATCACCGGGAGTTGACGCTGGCGCAGCGCCGTCAGGGCTGCGGCATGCACGTGCAATTGGTCAGTCGGTTGTTTATTCAACAAGGCGCAGTGTCCGTGTGTGGGGTTGCGTTGCGATCATGCGATGCCTCTCACTACCGGCTATAGGACGGCGGCTCGCGCGTGCTGGTCAACTCTGCTTCCAGTGTCTGCTGCTGGGTCTGCACGTGCTGGAGGGTGGCCTGCATCGACGGCGCCGGTTCGCGCAGGTCTAGGCTGAAGCGGTTGTAGCAGGCATCGAGATCGATGACATAGAGCGTATCGCCCTTGACCGCGAACTGATTATTCCCCCCTGGGCTCATGTCATAGAGCGCCATCTGGCCGACGACCTGATGCAGGCGTTCCTCGGACATCGGCACGTCCTTGCCTTCCAGGGTGGTCTTGGTCTGGGCGTAGAGCGCGTGCAGTGGGGAATTGGGGTTGCTGTAGGGTTCCAGCGCCTTGGGCGCGGCTTGCTCTTGAGCCGGGGTCAGGTCGGGGCGCGGCGGGGCCGGGTGCTGGGCGAGGGCATCGGCCAAATGGGAAGAGGCAGGCTGGGCGTGATCGGCAAGATGGCGACCTGGGGCGAGGTCCTGCGCCTTCTGGCGGGTGGCGAACTGGGCATGCGTTTGCAGTGCTTCGAGTGTGCCTGGATCAGCGATGCCGGTGGTGTTGCGGCCGGTCCAGAGTTGGAAGTTCTCCACCGCCTGCTGAGTGCGTGGGCCGTAGTGCCTGTCGTCCTTGATGGCGTTGCCATCGCGGTCGGTGGCGCCGATGGTTTGCAAGTGTTGTTGCAAGGCGTGCACGGCGGCGCCGCGGTCGCCGGGCTCCAGGGGCTGTGTCGTCGTCAGCGGGAGGTGTGGTGGTTTCGCCGTCGGCGGGGTGAGCGGCACATGGCCCGTCGTTGGCCCGCCCACAATGGGATTGTCATGCCGTGTGGCGCTCTGCGAGTGCGCCGCTGATGGCATGCCGGGCATGTGCTGATCGAGGGTGGTCGCATGCGCATGCACGCTCTGGTGCAAGGTGCCAGCGTCATGGCCGTGGTGCGCGTGCGCTGATGCAGGGCTGTGGTGGTGAAGCGACGGATGCGTGACGTGCAGCAGGCTGTGGGTTTGGCCGTTGCGGTTGAGATTGACGTCGAGGGTGCCGTCTTGATTTTGAGCAAGGGCAAGTTCGCTGCGGGAGACCTCCGACCACTGGCCACCGACGAAGGCGCGCCCGTGTCCATCCCGATCCCATTGCACGAAGTCTTTGCCTTCGGCGTAGAAACCACGGGAGTTGGATTTGGCGGGATCGCCGTAATTGTGCGAATTGCCGTGTTCGAGCGCTTGCACAAAGGCGCGCCCTTGAACCGGATCGACAAAGACGGCTTTGACCGTGGCGTATTGCTCGGCAAGGTGGGGATGTTTGGGGTCGGCGTGTAGTTGAGTGGGGTCGACCAGGGGATTGGCCATGACGGCCTGCCAGGGGGCGTGTAGGGGGTTGGCTTCGCTTGCGTTGCGCAAGGCGTTGAAGGTCTCGGCGCCTCTCAGTGCGGCATCGCGGCCAGACTCCATGTAGGTGGACTGGTCCGGGTGCTTTGGGTCTCGTTTTACAAAGCTGTCGATCTTATGATTTATTCCTTCAAGACTATTTATTTTTTGATGACTTACGTCTTTTAGGATGTCCTGACCAAGATCATCACTTTGATTGTATGCTTTTCCGACGATGGCGAATATTTTGGCTTGATCTTGTGGGTCGGAGTTTTTATAGAGGTCAGTGCTTTTTAAGATGGGTACAACGGATTTCATTAATTTATCGACTTGGGAAGTATCTCTTTGATGGATAAATGATATTCCTGCATTCGTTGTCAGATAATCGTTAAGTTTTGCTTTGAAGGTTTGATCAATATCTTGGCCAGACTTTGGCATGTGATCGGATGGAATATTTTTTTTACCGTGGTATGTTTTTTTATCTGCATCGAAATTTGGATCGCGAATATGATTTCCATCTCTGCCAAGATCTAAGGCAAACTTAGCCTGTTGCTGGGCGCTTAAAATCCAATCTGGATGGTGAGTCTTAGCCCAATCCTGAAAAGAATCCACAAGGGCCCTCGCATCCTTCGGATGCGCACCAAAGTCTGTTTGGAGCGTGCCTATCGAGTAACCACTATTCGAGCCGCCAGCAGGATCCAACATTACAGAGCCATCATTTTCATGGATAATACGGCCCGCATAACTGAGTTTGTAGGCTACATCGCCACCCTCTGAGCTGACGCCGATGCTGTAGTAGGCGACGGCACGAAGTTCGTTGTCGGTCAAGCTCGCCATGATTTAATACTCCTTGCAAGATAGTTCAATAGCGGTTGGCGGAACTAGTGTCTTAATTATATAAGCTGTGACATCCTGGATATTGTTTTTCTTCGCTTGGTTGATAGCCAGCCGCATTGCGCTTTCATCTATTAACCTCAATGCAGGCGCTGAACCCACAGGCGATAGATCCGATTTGCGTAGACGGAATACAAAACATCCCTCAATAGCTAAAAATGTTCCATCATTCAAATCAAGTGCAGAGGTGATCTTTGAATTAAAACTGCCGCCAGAGCATGCTTTAGGGTTTCCCATCTCATGATAAATGGCAAATTTGTTCCAGGTAGATGCAGGTTTTTCCCCTGTGACATAGTTGCGCTCTGAACTGGTCGCAATTAAGTTTGAAGAACAATAATTTTTAGATGGTTCTAGAAAAATATTATTTCCATCAAAGCTTATGCCTGGCAAATCAATTGGAGGAGAAGTTCCGGAAAATGCATAATCCTGCCCTATGCTGGAATGAAATTTCCCCTCGGGGTCGGTAAAGGACTGTTCCTGATGGCCATCGTCTTCCCTGTCTACCTTGACTTTCATTTTCTGGCCACTGAAAAAATCCAATGCCTCGACATTCTCCTCCCCAGCAGGCTCCGACACGACCCATGCGCGGAGCTTGCCATGGTCGTTTTCAACAAACATCGTCATGGCGTTTGGAAGAATACGTTGTGCAATTCCGTTATCAGGCCATGCTGGCTTAGGCACGGCATGCCCGGCTGTTGGTTGGACGGCACTGGCGTTTGCAAGTGCAAACCCCAGTACCGATCCAACGATGGCGAAGCCGATTTTTCTGCGGATAAAATGGCGATTAATGCGTTTTTTCATGTGTGCTGTCCTCGCGATTAAATGGCCGACTCAAGTTCCAAGTGTAAATTGAATCAAATGAATTGCCTCAGTCCACGAAAGGGACGTCCTTGCCTGCCCCAGTCCGCTGATCACGTATCACGACCATCGGCGCAATCTCCACCGGCGGCAGGATGCGCTTGCTGAAGAAGGTATCCTTGAAAAACCAGTTCTTCTTGCAGCGGATCGGCTTGCATCCTTCGAGGAACAGCAACGCGTCGTCGTTGGGCAGTTCCTTGAGTTCCTGGGGCAGCATCAACGCCCGTTTTTCTTCGGTGTAGTTGATGTTGTAACTGCTCCCTTGCGCGCTGCGACCGTGAGAGCGGTGCTTGCGGCGGATGGTCTTGAACCCCAGCTGCTCGCTATAGGCGTTGGCGTCGGTCTGTTCGCGCGGGGTGTAGACCGCGCTGCCGGCGTGGTTGGTGGTGAAGTTCTGGGCGTCGTGCTCGCCGTAGACCGAGCGCAGTTGGGCGTTGCTCTGGATGATGCACAGGTCGCGCACTCCGTAGCTGGCCGAGATCGAAATCCGCTTGGCCCACACGTCCATCCGCCCCATGGCGGTGAATTCGTCCATCAGCATCAACATCTGGTACTTGAGCGATGGGTCATCGCCCAGTTGCCTGTCCAGATTGTTGCCGATCACGGTGCTGAAGAAAATGTTCAGCAACTTGCCGCTTTCGTCGAGTTTCTGGGCGGGAACGACCGTGTAGATGGTGGTCTTGCGCTTGCGGATGGCGGTCACGTCGAAGTCGGTGGCATTGGTGGCCGCTGCCAGGACCGGATTCAGGAACTGCTGCAACGGCGCCTGCAGGGTGGCGATGACGCTGGAGAAGGTCTGCTCGGCCATCCCTGCCAGGTTGCGCAGGGTGGTGCGGGTCTGCTCGCTGACGAAGGGAAACT is part of the Xanthomonas fragariae genome and encodes:
- a CDS encoding type IV secretory system conjugative DNA transfer family protein is translated as MGMKARLGTALALLLLAAFAGLYLSGYITLQLLKLDIPLEWSTYTQYVRALDLPQVRPYAMKIRIGGMLGFGLMFMLWLPLALMLLRLSQRDASVHGDAGFASLHDMKRADLLEKKPESIVVGKYRGRYLYINGARHVMVVAPTRSGKTTCIAIPVLLTYEHSMCVLDIKGELFKETSGWRASQGQRIYKFAPYATDGKTHRFNPLSFVRPGQYIADLQTIAAILYPDDSAKDPFWATQARAIFVAFASFMFENWNDMERTGFPGTNAQGKPDSPTPLDPNVHPAFPSFERILRLSSGAGSKGVKRMVERWLSASGQQQFPFVSEQTRTTLRNLAGMAEQTFSSVIATLQAPLQQFLNPVLAAATNATDFDVTAIRKRKTTIYTVVPAQKLDESGKLLNIFFSTVIGNNLDRQLGDDPSLKYQMLMLMDEFTAMGRMDVWAKRISISASYGVRDLCIIQSNAQLRSVYGEHDAQNFTTNHAGSAVYTPREQTDANAYSEQLGFKTIRRKHRSHGRSAQGSSYNINYTEEKRALMLPQELKELPNDDALLFLEGCKPIRCKKNWFFKDTFFSKRILPPVEIAPMVVIRDQRTGAGKDVPFVD
- a CDS encoding peptidoglycan-binding domain-containing protein; protein product: MASLTDNELRAVAYYSIGVSSEGGDVAYKLSYAGRIIHENDGSVMLDPAGGSNSGYSIGTLQTDFGAHPKDARALVDSFQDWAKTHHPDWILSAQQQAKFALDLGRDGNHIRDPNFDADKKTYHGKKNIPSDHMPKSGQDIDQTFKAKLNDYLTTNAGISFIHQRDTSQVDKLMKSVVPILKSTDLYKNSDPQDQAKIFAIVGKAYNQSDDLGQDILKDVSHQKINSLEGINHKIDSFVKRDPKHPDQSTYMESGRDAALRGAETFNALRNASEANPLHAPWQAVMANPLVDPTQLHADPKHPHLAEQYATVKAVFVDPVQGRAFVQALEHGNSHNYGDPAKSNSRGFYAEGKDFVQWDRDGHGRAFVGGQWSEVSRSELALAQNQDGTLDVNLNRNGQTHSLLHVTHPSLHHHSPASAHAHHGHDAGTLHQSVHAHATTLDQHMPGMPSAAHSQSATRHDNPIVGGPTTGHVPLTPPTAKPPHLPLTTTQPLEPGDRGAAVHALQQHLQTIGATDRDGNAIKDDRHYGPRTQQAVENFQLWTGRNTTGIADPGTLEALQTHAQFATRQKAQDLAPGRHLADHAQPASSHLADALAQHPAPPRPDLTPAQEQAAPKALEPYSNPNSPLHALYAQTKTTLEGKDVPMSEERLHQVVGQMALYDMSPGGNNQFAVKGDTLYVIDLDACYNRFSLDLREPAPSMQATLQHVQTQQQTLEAELTSTREPPSYSR